The Helicoverpa zea isolate HzStark_Cry1AcR chromosome 2, ilHelZeax1.1, whole genome shotgun sequence DNA window CCACCCCATACTTTATTAGGATATTCTCTTCTTTCACTTCAACAAGGGTGTTAAAATAAACCTTAGCACCCCAGTTCTCCTGAAACCTTGCAACAAACCCTTTGCCCAGGAAACGCAGGGCGGAATAGTGCGATGGGTTCGTTGCGATGTTAGCCGCGTGCCATCGATACGAATTATCTACGCAGTATATTAAATCGATCATGTTTTGCTTCTTATTGTTTCCCATTTGTGGTTTCACGGCAGATCCGTAGGCGAAGCAGAATGTAAAATTCTGTGGAAATTTTGACAGTATCCTGTAGTATAGCGGTGATATATCTCTCGCTACACCGGTCATAACTTTTAATGCAGGTGCCGTTGCCATTTTTAAGTTAATGAAGAGAAAGAGTATCTGCTGACCTGAGAACAACAGCAGTCCGCGCTGAAGACACGATGACAGGTGGATGATATTGTATGttaggtttttatttatatacagcTTAACATTTAGATGCTCATCATATCTAAGTTGAATTGTTAACCATACAACGTGTGCCtaactaataatatttcattgcACAATAATTATAACCAAAATAATCACAAACACAATAAAGCCCTATGCCCTGCAGTTACGCGGCCATAGACACATCATAGATTAATAGACCAACAGAATAGATAATAAAGTTCAATAAAGAGTAGTTAAAAGACCATAGACTTGATAGATAAGCTTAAGTCACGTCAAATTGACGTTTTCGCTCACTCGTCTTGCTCGTCTTTGTTATACGTCAAAAACAGAAACTGTGCAGATTGTTTTCcatcgtttatttatttgttggtttGCACATTACCGACAGGGTGCAACTGAAGTTGCACATTGTAGGTTCTATCAAGTAGTCGTTTATATCCAATAATGTCGAGTGTTGATAGAATTGACTTTGAAATGGAGGTTGAGGTGGAGAGTGCCTCATCAGGGCCGGCTGTGGATGCTCCTAACCCCACATCACCAGCTCCGCCAGCACCAGGAGGTGCTAAGAGTGTGGTGGTCACCACTGCGACCTCCGGCTCCGTGACGGTATCTCTACATCCCCTTGTGATAATGAATGTATCTGAACATTGGACTAGGTTACGCGCACAAGAAGGCTCCCCACAGATaggtataaacaaaacaatgcataacattttacaaaaaggaATTTAGAtgaaacatatttaaaatttatgatGTTTGTTTTAGTTATTGGTGCTTTGATTGGGAAACAAAAGGGTCGAAACATAGAAGTGATGAACTCATTTGAGTTAATGTTCAGTGTTATTGAAGGAGATATCATAATTGATAGagactattacaatttaaagGAAGAACAGTGTGAGTATTCTAACTTTTTAAATGACAAACAAATTTTTTAAATGGTGTCTAGGAAGGAAATTaggaaataaaatcaaaaatatctattaataaTTACCcacattttttgtattttctcaGTTAAGCAAGTATTCTCTGACATGGACTTCCTGGGCTGGTACACCACGGGAGACACTCCAACTGACAAGGACATTGCCATTCACAGACAGATCTGTGATATCAATGAGTGCCCCGTCATGTTGATGCTAAACCCTGCTGGGAGGAATGGAGATGTGAGTCCACTAACTGTATTGTATTATGATTCTTTAATGATCTTTTGACTTAAATTgggcatttttattaaaagcccACCTCATGTTGATAAGATTTATTAAGCTTGTGTATGATAAAGAGTATCAAAACCCTATATTGGGCAGTCATTTTAATAAACAcctgttatttatttgataaatctATGTGTTAATTTAATTCCAGCAACTTCCAGTGGTGTTGTATGAGTCTGTGATAGATGTAGTAAATGGTAGAGCCACAATGTTACTGGCACCTCTCACATACACACTAGCTGCTGAGGAGGCCGAAAGAATTGGAGTGGATCATGTAGCCAGGGTGTCATCTGGTGAAGCTGCACTTAACAGTTTAGGTAAGgaagtttaagtttt harbors:
- the LOC124639577 gene encoding COP9 signalosome complex subunit 6; protein product: MSSVDRIDFEMEVEVESASSGPAVDAPNPTSPAPPAPGGAKSVVVTTATSGSVTVSLHPLVIMNVSEHWTRLRAQEGSPQIVIGALIGKQKGRNIEVMNSFELMFSVIEGDIIIDRDYYNLKEEQFKQVFSDMDFLGWYTTGDTPTDKDIAIHRQICDINECPVMLMLNPAGRNGDQLPVVLYESVIDVVNGRATMLLAPLTYTLAAEEAERIGVDHVARVSSGEAALNSLVAEHLTAQRSAIKMLVSRVRAVLATVRAIRDGSLPPRPALLREARALSNRLPLLTSQQFRTHFYNQCNDVALMTYLGTITKGCNAINQLVNRFNVLYDRQGMGRRMRGLFF